The Betta splendens chromosome 4, fBetSpl5.4, whole genome shotgun sequence genome contains a region encoding:
- the LOC114854123 gene encoding suppressor of cytokine signaling 6, with translation MKKISLKTIRKSLSIKGKEEGDFVMLQQPSVTSEFSKEESLFGGCYTKELSGCDLGGEEDKVGQSKGRSKSESLMGSLKRRLSAKQKAKVKGGSSAVDSVDDDDTFSSSSVPIGFSDVKAQRPLRSASLRSHHYSPSPWPLRPVHSDEACIKMEVKVKAMVHSPSPSPNLNGVRKEFHDFQMEGLFQDQAESLKNLQQPQNGELHLNIDENDVPVVLGLTPQDYIHYTMPLDEGMYPEGSHSFCLDSSSPMEVVTEADNGSLHTDHGQEEHELVNTMPSDLFMETSVSSLLIGSASVMLQSSKVEVPPPLSPLLSPMTSNGHTPRTFSGFGSSDSQVAERVRHHLNFDPNSAPGVSRVYDSVQSSGPMVVTSLTEELKKLARQGWYWGPITRWEAEEKLVNLVDGSFLVRDSSDDRYLLSLSFRSQGKTLHTRIEHSNGRFSFYEQPDVEGHTSIVDLIEHSIRDSENGAFCYSRSRLPGSATYPVRLTNPVSRFMQVRSLQYLCRFVIRQYTRIDLIQKLPLPNKMKDYLQEKHY, from the coding sequence ATGAAGAAGATAAGCCTTAAGACCATCCGCAAGTCCCTCAGTATAAAGGGTAAGGAGGAGGGTGACTTTGTCATGCTCCAGCAGCCCTCAGTGACTTCAGAGTTTTCTAAGGAAGAGTCCCTTTTTGGGGGATGCTACACCAAAGAGCTCTCTGGTTGTGATCTTGGTGGAGAAGAGGACAAAGTGGGGCAGAGTAAGGGCCGGTCCAAAAGTGAGAGCCTGATGGGGTCACTAAAAAGAAGGCTGTCTGCAAAACAGAAAGCAAAAGTGAAAGGCGGCTCCTCTGCCGTAGACTCAGTCGACGATGATGACACCTTCTCATCCTCTTCTGTTCCCATCGGTTTCAGTGATGTGAAAGCTCAGAGACCACTTAGATCTGCGTCTTTACGGAGTCACCATTATAGCCCCTCACCTTGGCCTCTGCGGCCTGTCCACTCTGACGAGGCGTGTATTAAGAtggaagtaaaagtaaaagccaTGGTTCACTCTCCTAGCCCCAGTCCAAACTTGAATGGTGTCCGGAAGGAATTTCATGATTTTCAGATGGAAGGGCTCTTTCAGGACCAAGCAGAATCTTTAAAGAATCTTCAGCAGCCCCAAAATGGCGAGCTGCATCTAAACATTGATGAAAATGACGTGCCTGTTGTGTTGGGGTTAACACCCCAGGACTACATCCATTATACAATGCCTTTAGATGAGGGAATGTACCCTGAAGGGTCCCACTCCTTCTGCCTAGACAGCTCCTCTCCTATGGAGGTGGTGACTGAAGCAGACAACGGGTCCCTCCATACAGACCATGGACAAGAAGAACATGAACTGGTTAATACAATGCCTTCAGATCTCTTCATGGAGACCTCAGTAAGTAGTCTTCTCATCGGCTCTGCCAGCGTGATGCTCCAAAGTTCAAAAGTAGAGGTCCCGCCTCCCCTCTCTCCGCTCCTGTCACCTATGACAAGTAATGGACACACCCCCAGGACATTTTCGGGGTTTGGATCTTCTGACAGCCAAGTAGCTGAAAGGGTAAGACATCACCTCAACTTTGACCCAAATTCAGCTCCTGGTGTTAGCCGGGTATATGACTCAGTCCAAAGCAGCGGACCCATGGTTGTGACCAGCCTGACAGAAGAACTAAAGAAGCTGGCGAGGCAGGGCTGGTACTGGGGCCCTATTACACGCTGGGAGGCCGAGGAAAAGCTGGTCAACTTGGTTGATGGCTCCTTTCTGGTCAGAGATAGTTCAGATGACAGGTACCTGCTCAGCCTGAGTTTCAGGTCACAGGGCAAAACCCTCCACACCCGCATTGAACACTCCAATGGACGCTTCAGCTTTTATGAACAGCCTGATGTGGAAGGACACACATCTATTGTTGATTTAATTGAACACTCTATTAGAGACTCGGAGAATGGAGCTTTCTGCTATTCCAGGTCCCGCCTACCAGGGTCTGCGACCTACCCTGTCAGATTAACCAATCCAGTATCTAGGTTTATGCAAGTGCGGTCCCTGCAGTACCTTTGTCGCTTTGTCATTAGACAGTACACAAGAATAGATTTGATCCAGAAACTGCCCCTACCTAACAAGATGAAAGATTATCTGCAGGAGAAGCACTACTGa